A genomic stretch from Photobacterium atrarenae includes:
- the torR gene encoding two-component system response regulator TorR — protein MSHHILVVEDEVVTRAKLVGYFENEGYQVSEAESGDRMREIMASERIDLVMLDINLPGEDGLLLTRELRSRSEVGIILVTGRVDSIDRIVGLEMGADDYVTKPFELRELLVRVKNLLWRIGLAEKAREQGTSVTQDSNIISFGDWQFDINRRALTHHGEPVKLTKAEYELLVAFSSHPNVVLSRERILNMLSHRVEAPNDRTIDVLIRRMRAKMESDPKNPQIFVTVHGEGYMFAGDS, from the coding sequence ATGAGTCATCACATTCTTGTTGTCGAAGATGAGGTTGTTACGCGCGCCAAACTGGTCGGGTATTTTGAAAATGAAGGGTATCAGGTCAGTGAAGCCGAGAGTGGTGATCGGATGCGGGAAATCATGGCCAGTGAACGTATCGATCTGGTGATGCTGGATATTAACTTGCCGGGTGAAGATGGCTTGCTATTGACCCGGGAGCTCAGAAGCCGCTCTGAAGTCGGGATTATTCTGGTCACGGGCAGGGTGGATAGTATTGACCGGATTGTCGGTCTGGAGATGGGGGCCGATGACTATGTCACCAAGCCGTTTGAGCTGCGTGAGCTGTTGGTCCGGGTGAAAAACCTGTTGTGGCGCATTGGCTTAGCGGAGAAAGCTCGTGAGCAGGGCACCTCAGTGACCCAGGACAGCAATATCATTTCATTTGGTGACTGGCAGTTTGATATCAACCGCCGCGCGCTGACCCACCATGGCGAGCCGGTGAAACTGACCAAGGCAGAATATGAATTGCTGGTGGCGTTTTCCTCTCACCCGAATGTGGTGCTGAGCCGGGAGCGGATCCTGAATATGCTGAGTCATCGGGTTGAAGCCCCAAATGACCGGACGATTGATGTGTTGATTCGTCGTATGCGCGCCAAGATGGAATCCGACCCGAAAAATCCGCAAATATTTGTGACGGTTCACGGTGAAGGGTATATGTTTGCCGGTGATTCATAA
- the panP gene encoding pyridoxal-dependent aspartate 1-decarboxylase PanP, with the protein MAVDNRKADATEESLHRIFTVPEAPDSTLGRIEKEISENLNAFLQTHIAATEKPLVDIEKDFSSADIPETPSFVSDHTHFLLDKLVAQSVHTSAPSFIGHMTSALPYFLMPLSKIMIGLNQNLVKIETSKAFTPLERQVLGMLHNLIYHESDDFYQQWMHSANHSLGAFCSGGTIANITALWVARNHALRPDGEFRGVAQEGLFKAMKHYGYDDLAVLVSERGHYSLKKAADVLGIGRDSLIAVKTDDHNRIDLQALEQTLAELKAKNIKPFAIVGVAGTTETGNIDPLDQLADIAQAHDCHFHIDAAWGGATLMSHKYRPLLKGIERADSVTIDAHKQLYVPMGAGMVIFKNPALMTAIEHHAEYILRKGSKDLGSHTLEGSRSGMAMLLFASMNIISRPGYEMLINNSIDKAKHFAALIKAHPDFELISEPELCLLTYRYVPADTQRALTLATAEEKESLLNALNDLTKFIQKRQRESGKSFVSRTRLNPVKWDRKITTVFRVVLANPLTTETILEDVLSEQRALAKLSSISLPTIQSLTDTILKREQISLS; encoded by the coding sequence ATGGCAGTAGATAACCGAAAAGCCGATGCAACGGAAGAATCACTGCATCGCATCTTTACCGTGCCGGAGGCACCTGATTCGACCCTGGGCCGAATCGAGAAAGAGATTTCAGAAAACCTGAATGCGTTTCTGCAAACGCATATTGCGGCAACGGAAAAGCCGCTGGTCGACATTGAGAAGGACTTTTCCTCGGCTGATATCCCGGAAACCCCTTCCTTTGTCTCTGACCATACGCATTTTCTGCTCGACAAACTGGTGGCCCAGTCGGTCCATACCTCTGCGCCAAGCTTTATTGGTCATATGACCTCAGCCCTGCCCTACTTCCTGATGCCGCTGTCCAAAATCATGATTGGACTCAACCAGAACCTGGTCAAGATAGAAACCTCCAAAGCGTTTACCCCACTGGAGCGTCAGGTGCTGGGCATGTTGCACAACCTGATCTACCACGAATCAGATGACTTTTATCAGCAATGGATGCACAGCGCCAACCATTCACTGGGCGCTTTTTGCTCCGGCGGCACCATTGCCAACATCACCGCGCTATGGGTGGCGCGAAACCATGCCCTGCGGCCAGACGGCGAGTTCCGTGGCGTCGCCCAGGAAGGCCTGTTTAAAGCCATGAAGCATTATGGCTATGACGATCTGGCGGTGCTGGTGTCTGAGCGTGGTCATTACTCGCTGAAAAAAGCCGCTGATGTCCTGGGGATCGGCCGCGACAGCCTGATTGCGGTGAAAACGGACGACCATAACCGGATTGACCTGCAGGCGCTGGAGCAGACACTGGCTGAGCTGAAGGCGAAGAATATCAAACCGTTTGCCATTGTCGGTGTTGCTGGTACCACGGAAACCGGCAATATCGATCCGCTGGATCAACTGGCCGATATCGCCCAGGCGCACGACTGCCACTTCCATATAGATGCCGCCTGGGGCGGTGCAACCTTGATGTCCCATAAATACCGGCCTCTACTGAAGGGGATTGAGCGGGCTGACTCGGTCACCATCGACGCCCATAAACAGCTTTATGTGCCGATGGGTGCCGGCATGGTCATCTTTAAAAACCCGGCCTTGATGACCGCCATTGAGCATCATGCCGAATACATCCTGCGGAAAGGCTCGAAAGATTTGGGTAGCCACACTCTGGAAGGCTCACGGAGCGGGATGGCAATGCTGCTGTTTGCCAGTATGAACATCATCAGCCGGCCCGGCTACGAGATGCTGATCAACAACAGTATCGACAAAGCCAAGCACTTTGCCGCCCTGATTAAGGCGCACCCGGACTTTGAGCTGATCTCCGAGCCGGAGCTGTGCCTGCTGACCTATCGCTACGTGCCAGCCGACACGCAACGTGCGCTCACGCTGGCGACCGCGGAGGAGAAAGAATCGCTGCTCAACGCCCTCAATGATCTCACCAAGTTCATCCAGAAGCGGCAGCGGGAATCCGGCAAATCCTTTGTTTCCCGGACCCGCCTGAATCCGGTGAAATGGGATCGGAAAATCACTACAGTATTCCGGGTGGTTCTGGCCAACCCGCTCACCACGGAGACCATTCTGGAAGATGTGCTGAGTGAACAGCGAGCACTGGCCAAACTCAGCAGCATCAGCTTACCGACAATTCAATCGCTGACTGACACCATCTTAAAGCGTGAACAAATTTCGCTCTCTTAA
- a CDS encoding DUF2860 family protein, whose translation MTSLRLCLGAGLISATATAQPYPQWEPGFGGEIALMASYDERMDESTPQTPKPPPSAPRHPKDTARSPKDDNKKSKTKVIPFGMLTYTFAQGDQQLYFGTSRSDLALGRFHAELGYVRQLNDGSRVSFGYVPGLLSKEVDRDPFAGKGIKSKTDSTVEAVRLKYKQILGSALSLELAAGKQQIEDEQSGQQLDDTATQAALIREGDILFSQLSYLKPLGQNQRLRTALSYSRLDAQGDAVASHNYGAESSLVHQFQRASLALTLKYRFSDYDSIHPVYQQRRKDQRWGGFLAYEYREPFGWKRWSLVTLAGYNDTQSNIQFYDEQRLLISAGARYTL comes from the coding sequence ATGACCAGCCTTCGACTTTGCCTGGGCGCAGGGCTCATCTCTGCGACAGCAACAGCGCAGCCTTATCCGCAATGGGAGCCAGGTTTCGGCGGAGAAATCGCGCTGATGGCCAGCTATGACGAGCGAATGGATGAATCGACACCACAGACACCGAAGCCACCGCCAAGTGCCCCGCGACATCCCAAAGACACGGCGCGATCACCAAAAGATGACAACAAAAAATCGAAAACAAAGGTTATACCTTTCGGCATGCTGACTTATACCTTTGCCCAAGGCGATCAGCAGCTCTATTTCGGAACCAGCCGTTCCGACCTTGCCCTGGGACGGTTTCATGCTGAGCTGGGGTACGTGCGGCAACTCAATGATGGCAGCCGGGTCAGTTTCGGCTATGTGCCCGGACTTCTCTCCAAGGAAGTGGATCGCGATCCGTTTGCTGGCAAAGGGATCAAAAGTAAAACCGACAGTACGGTTGAAGCTGTACGGTTGAAATACAAGCAAATTCTGGGCTCTGCACTGTCTCTCGAGCTGGCAGCAGGCAAACAGCAGATCGAAGATGAGCAAAGTGGCCAGCAGCTTGATGATACTGCAACACAAGCAGCGCTGATCCGTGAAGGGGATATCCTGTTTAGCCAGTTGAGCTACCTCAAGCCTCTGGGGCAAAATCAACGGCTGCGTACTGCGCTGAGCTACAGCCGCTTGGACGCGCAGGGCGATGCAGTGGCCAGCCATAACTATGGCGCGGAATCCTCCTTGGTCCATCAGTTCCAGCGGGCCAGTCTGGCCCTGACACTGAAGTATCGTTTCAGCGATTACGATAGTATTCACCCGGTTTACCAACAGCGCCGCAAAGATCAACGGTGGGGCGGGTTCCTGGCTTATGAGTATCGCGAACCCTTTGGCTGGAAACGATGGAGTCTGGTCACACTCGCCGGCTATAACGACACCCAATCCAACATCCAATTCTACGATGAACAACGTCTGCTGATCAGCGCCGGTGCCCGTTACACACTCTGA
- a CDS encoding MetS family NSS transporter small subunit, whose protein sequence is MTIGAIIMMLFGLGITWGGAAYCISVAMKNKQQ, encoded by the coding sequence ATGACAATTGGCGCAATTATTATGATGCTGTTTGGACTTGGGATCACCTGGGGAGGCGCAGCTTACTGCATCTCCGTTGCCATGAAAAACAAGCAACAGTAA
- a CDS encoding sodium-dependent transporter: protein MKREQWGSRAGFILAAVGSAIGLGNIWRFPYMAYENGGGAFFIPYLFAMLTAGIPFMIMEFSLGHKLRGAAPRAFSKVGIKFEWLGWFQVFIATIIAVYYVAVIGWAISYLGHSFTQSWGTDTNAFFFSEYLKLGDNTPTQLGSLQFHIAIPMAIAWAITFAAIFSGVKGGIERASKIMMPLLFLLVIGLITRIVFLPGAMDGLNYLFQPDFSKILDAKVWSAAYGQIFFTLSVGFAIMIAYSSYLPEKSDINNNAFMTVLINCGFSITAGILIFGVLGYMAQEQAKPLTEVVSAGVGLAFVTIPAAINLLPAPYILGPLFFLALVVAGLSSHISILEAVTSAIIDKLNWSRKKAASVVCGTGFVVSMAFATNGGLLLLDLIDYFINNVALLTSCLIELLIIGWLFKAADVRSYTNKISEFTIGKWFEICIRFLSPAMLAVILGTNLVNTFNDGYGGYAMSDLMLLGWGLVAAMFVVAVIINLTSKPQTHQEA, encoded by the coding sequence ATGAAACGTGAACAATGGGGCTCCCGAGCCGGGTTTATCCTGGCAGCGGTCGGCTCCGCAATCGGTCTGGGGAACATCTGGCGCTTCCCGTATATGGCTTATGAAAACGGCGGCGGCGCATTTTTTATTCCTTACCTTTTCGCCATGCTCACTGCCGGTATTCCATTCATGATTATGGAATTCAGCTTAGGTCATAAGCTGCGCGGTGCAGCGCCACGCGCTTTTTCTAAAGTCGGGATTAAATTCGAATGGCTGGGCTGGTTCCAGGTCTTTATCGCGACAATCATCGCAGTCTACTATGTCGCCGTGATTGGCTGGGCGATTTCCTACCTAGGCCACTCATTCACTCAAAGTTGGGGGACGGATACCAACGCCTTCTTCTTCAGTGAATATCTGAAACTGGGCGATAACACCCCAACCCAACTGGGCAGCCTGCAGTTCCATATTGCCATTCCGATGGCGATTGCCTGGGCAATCACCTTCGCGGCAATTTTCTCCGGCGTCAAAGGCGGGATTGAACGTGCCAGTAAGATTATGATGCCATTGCTGTTCCTGTTAGTGATTGGCCTGATCACCCGAATCGTATTCCTGCCGGGTGCGATGGACGGCCTGAACTATCTGTTCCAGCCGGACTTCAGCAAGATCCTGGATGCTAAAGTCTGGTCCGCGGCTTACGGTCAGATTTTCTTCACCCTGAGTGTCGGCTTCGCCATCATGATTGCGTATTCGAGCTATCTGCCAGAGAAATCAGACATCAATAACAATGCGTTTATGACCGTGCTGATCAACTGTGGCTTCTCAATCACAGCCGGTATACTGATCTTCGGTGTCTTGGGTTACATGGCCCAAGAGCAAGCAAAACCGCTGACGGAAGTGGTTTCTGCGGGAGTTGGACTGGCATTTGTCACCATTCCGGCGGCCATTAACTTACTGCCGGCCCCTTATATTCTGGGCCCACTATTCTTCCTGGCACTGGTTGTGGCCGGTTTGAGCTCACACATCTCGATCCTGGAAGCCGTGACCTCTGCCATCATTGATAAGCTGAACTGGAGTCGTAAAAAAGCAGCCTCAGTGGTTTGCGGGACTGGATTTGTGGTCTCGATGGCGTTCGCCACTAACGGCGGCCTGCTACTGCTGGATCTGATCGACTACTTCATCAACAACGTCGCGCTGCTGACCAGTTGCCTGATTGAGTTGTTGATCATTGGCTGGCTGTTTAAAGCCGCGGATGTACGCAGCTACACCAACAAGATTTCTGAATTCACAATCGGGAAATGGTTTGAAATCTGTATTCGCTTCCTGAGCCCTGCCATGCTGGCAGTGATTCTGGGAACCAACCTGGTCAATACATTCAATGATGGATACGGCGGCTATGCAATGTCTGACTTGATGCTGCTGGGCTGGGGACTGGTTGCTGCCATGTTTGTCGTGGCTGTAATCATCAACCTGACCTCAAAACCTCAAACTCACCAGGAGGCGTAA
- a CDS encoding outer membrane beta-barrel protein: MKVLSLVSIMGLMMLTAASPSAAEENSFYVTPYIGYSFSESVTDENGTKVRIKNDPHVALALETDMDQGRVGLFLSHQPSEVKGIQGDGSLTYVHFQSAMRYQSSPRVDALFGLSLGTTLSQVDWIDEDLLFSAGVFTGAEYKLSHNMRLVFEARWLASRVDGQSKSSCQLQSSGENCQIRLDSEWLSQWQTNLGLTFSF; the protein is encoded by the coding sequence ATGAAGGTATTGTCTCTTGTCTCAATCATGGGTCTCATGATGCTCACCGCAGCTTCCCCTTCTGCCGCCGAAGAAAACTCGTTCTATGTGACACCTTATATCGGCTATAGCTTTTCAGAATCTGTGACCGATGAAAACGGTACCAAAGTGAGGATCAAAAATGATCCCCATGTCGCCCTTGCACTGGAAACGGATATGGATCAGGGCCGGGTCGGATTATTTCTCAGCCACCAGCCCAGCGAAGTGAAAGGCATTCAAGGTGACGGCTCTTTGACCTATGTTCACTTCCAGAGTGCCATGCGCTATCAAAGCTCCCCCAGGGTTGATGCCTTATTCGGCCTCTCACTCGGTACAACGTTGTCTCAAGTCGACTGGATTGATGAAGATTTGCTGTTTTCGGCCGGTGTTTTTACCGGAGCAGAATATAAACTGAGTCACAATATGCGCCTGGTGTTCGAAGCGCGCTGGCTGGCCAGCAGAGTCGACGGTCAGTCGAAGAGCAGCTGCCAGTTGCAGAGCAGCGGTGAGAACTGTCAGATTCGTCTTGATTCGGAGTGGCTTAGCCAGTGGCAGACCAACCTGGGGCTGACGTTTTCATTTTGA
- the cydH gene encoding cytochrome bd-I oxidase subunit CydH, with product MEFDLKLALFTAVTVISVILTFGLISISV from the coding sequence ATGGAATTCGATCTGAAACTGGCACTGTTTACTGCGGTAACGGTGATAAGTGTCATTCTGACCTTCGGGCTTATCTCTATTTCAGTGTAA
- a CDS encoding patatin-like phospholipase family protein: protein MNHLPFSLSDTDLQLVNSFSTRLDSVRHRKIALVVQGGGQRGIFTAGVFDAFLEAGFDPFELYIGTSAGALNLSSFISRQHKFGYHFIVDYTTDNEFFNLYKYLSKQKPMNLDWALERVAEDGPTRLDIDTARQVLRHRTALACATRKDTLEDIYLPMFQDDWQEVLRASCAIPVLYNLPVSLRELEWVDGGVSAAVPVKEAWHRGADLVVVVRTEPIQRLKGEESGSFNDWREKIETVLPDYIDKLSLNQSLDRVKAIRTDLTQRFDQWKLWQDKPENPEQQVRSEPEVVIPPTEVEAEGAQAPEPAGKNSQWRLLSAENIERFLAITGKGKSAEIIEMLNRYYRTYDDLNHFLLEPPDGLKVIQIAPERALRSRALLSDKDDLEVDYREGKLVGRQFLVHFAELLNAQTTLFR from the coding sequence ATGAATCATCTGCCGTTTAGTTTGAGTGATACTGATTTACAGCTTGTTAACAGTTTTTCTACGCGCCTGGATAGTGTTCGCCACCGAAAAATTGCCTTGGTGGTCCAGGGTGGCGGACAGCGGGGTATCTTCACCGCAGGCGTGTTTGATGCATTTCTCGAAGCCGGGTTTGACCCTTTCGAACTTTATATAGGGACGTCAGCGGGTGCGCTGAATCTCTCCTCCTTTATTAGCCGGCAGCATAAATTCGGCTATCACTTCATCGTTGATTACACCACCGACAATGAGTTTTTCAATCTCTATAAATATCTGAGCAAGCAAAAGCCCATGAATCTGGACTGGGCGCTTGAGCGGGTGGCAGAAGATGGCCCGACACGGCTTGATATTGATACGGCCAGGCAAGTGTTACGTCATCGTACCGCGCTGGCTTGTGCGACGCGCAAAGATACGCTGGAAGATATTTATCTGCCGATGTTCCAGGATGACTGGCAGGAAGTGTTGCGGGCCTCTTGTGCAATCCCGGTGCTCTATAACCTGCCGGTGAGCTTGCGTGAGCTGGAATGGGTGGATGGCGGCGTGAGTGCTGCGGTACCGGTAAAGGAAGCATGGCACCGTGGTGCCGATTTAGTAGTGGTGGTTCGAACGGAGCCGATCCAGCGTCTGAAGGGAGAGGAAAGCGGTAGTTTCAACGACTGGCGGGAAAAAATAGAAACGGTTCTGCCGGATTATATCGACAAGCTCAGCCTGAACCAGTCGTTGGACAGGGTGAAGGCGATCCGTACCGATCTCACCCAGCGATTTGACCAGTGGAAGCTGTGGCAAGATAAGCCCGAAAATCCCGAACAGCAAGTCCGTTCGGAACCTGAGGTCGTGATCCCGCCGACCGAAGTCGAAGCTGAGGGGGCGCAAGCGCCAGAACCTGCCGGGAAAAACAGCCAGTGGCGCTTGTTGTCCGCCGAGAACATCGAGCGCTTCCTGGCTATCACCGGGAAGGGAAAAAGTGCTGAGATTATCGAAATGCTCAACCGCTACTATCGGACCTATGATGATCTGAACCATTTTTTGCTCGAGCCGCCGGATGGACTGAAAGTGATTCAAATTGCCCCCGAACGGGCGTTGCGAAGTCGGGCATTGCTCAGCGACAAGGACGATCTCGAAGTTGACTACCGGGAAGGGAAGCTGGTGGGGCGGCAGTTTCTGGTGCATTTTGCTGAGTTGCTCAACGCCCAGACCACCTTGTTTCGTTAA
- a CDS encoding ABC transporter ATP-binding protein: protein MAPFLEVNQLACRFSAQPVLKDLSFTLAQQEIACLLGPSGCGKTTLLQAIAGFIPLSHGQIRLQGCLLSTPNGLVAPEQRKIGMVFQDYALFPHLTVRDNIRFGLHHLHHSRQQQQAIIDEMLELVQIPALAGQYPHQLSYGQKQRVALARALASQPRLLLMDEPFSSLDTPLKHVLYEEIRAILHAKQITALIVTHDKNEAFALSDNIGLLLQHHIVQWDKPAALFNNPASPDVARFLGREQAIHGVVATPDQIKTELGLIRLPPERQPWHSGTPLTVFLSPEEIALHKSTRLAQGKIIQKVFMGAASLYTLRLSSGLQLRARPTNGDDFQIGEQVGVQIAARYLVAFPRGEVVPEQFVQTPQRVTSAACYSGTLNGTTHKGAALNETRWSGR from the coding sequence ATGGCCCCCTTTCTTGAAGTCAATCAGCTGGCGTGCCGCTTCAGCGCACAACCTGTGTTAAAGGATCTCAGCTTCACGCTTGCACAGCAGGAAATAGCCTGTCTGCTCGGGCCTAGTGGTTGCGGGAAAACCACCTTGCTCCAAGCCATCGCCGGCTTTATCCCGCTCAGCCACGGCCAGATCCGTCTTCAGGGCTGTCTGTTATCGACCCCCAACGGCCTGGTTGCGCCTGAGCAGCGCAAAATCGGGATGGTGTTTCAGGACTATGCCCTGTTCCCCCATCTGACGGTCCGCGACAATATCCGTTTTGGCCTGCATCATCTCCACCACAGCCGCCAGCAACAACAAGCCATCATCGACGAGATGCTCGAACTGGTGCAGATCCCGGCCCTGGCCGGGCAATACCCGCACCAGTTGTCTTATGGCCAAAAGCAGCGGGTCGCCCTCGCCCGGGCACTGGCAAGCCAACCCCGGCTACTGTTAATGGATGAGCCTTTCTCCAGTTTAGACACCCCGCTCAAACATGTGCTTTACGAGGAAATTCGTGCGATCCTGCACGCAAAACAAATCACCGCGCTCATCGTCACTCACGACAAAAACGAAGCCTTTGCCCTCAGCGACAACATCGGGCTCCTGCTCCAGCACCATATTGTTCAGTGGGATAAACCTGCGGCCCTGTTTAACAACCCGGCCAGCCCCGATGTCGCCCGATTCCTCGGCCGGGAGCAAGCGATTCACGGTGTGGTTGCGACGCCTGATCAGATCAAGACCGAACTTGGCTTGATACGGCTTCCTCCGGAGCGGCAACCCTGGCACTCCGGCACGCCATTGACTGTTTTCTTGAGTCCGGAAGAAATCGCCCTCCACAAATCAACGCGGCTGGCTCAGGGGAAAATCATTCAAAAGGTATTTATGGGGGCTGCGAGCCTGTATACCCTCCGACTCTCATCTGGTCTGCAGCTCAGAGCCCGCCCGACCAACGGTGACGATTTTCAGATCGGCGAGCAAGTGGGGGTTCAAATTGCAGCAAGGTACCTGGTGGCCTTTCCACGTGGTGAAGTAGTTCCGGAGCAATTCGTTCAAACACCACAGCGTGTCACCAGTGCAGCATGTTATAGCGGTACGCTTAACGGAACCACGCATAAGGGAGCCGCGCTTAACGAAACAAGGTGGTCTGGGCGTTGA
- a CDS encoding alpha/beta fold hydrolase produces the protein MQSAYVVDGMLCRTHQFHLPLDYSQPEKDTITVFAREVVAKEKQEQDLPWLVYLQGGPGFPSPRPDANAGWLKRALQQYRVLLLDQRGTGNSQVVSAQTLAGQSVEVQVAYLSQFRADNIVRDAEAIRKQLGIAQWSLLGQSFGGFCILHYLSYYPQSLRRAYVTGGIPPLTRHADEVYQATYQRVLDKNAAFFAQFPQAQSLCRQIADHLLQHDVRLPNGQRFTVEQFQLIGINLGRSGGGLGLYHMLEEAFVEVDGKPALSYSFLNAMLAEQSYQTNPIYAILHEAIYCQQNASDWSAHRVRAEYPQCSYTPGQSFNFTGEMVYPWMFDQLDTLKPLKAAADILAAKSDWPQLYDPAQLEKNIVPVAAAVYVEDMYVEFDYSRETLSQLANARAWMTNEYEHNGLRADGERILDRLIQLADEQEAVMMQSSAL, from the coding sequence GTGCAGTCAGCTTATGTTGTCGATGGGATGCTTTGCCGCACACACCAATTCCACCTTCCCCTGGATTATTCCCAGCCAGAAAAAGACACCATCACGGTGTTTGCCCGTGAAGTCGTGGCCAAGGAGAAACAGGAGCAGGACCTGCCCTGGCTGGTGTATCTTCAGGGAGGGCCGGGCTTTCCGTCGCCACGTCCCGATGCCAACGCCGGTTGGTTGAAGCGGGCGTTACAACAGTACCGGGTGTTGCTGCTGGATCAGCGTGGCACCGGGAACAGCCAGGTTGTCAGTGCCCAGACCCTGGCCGGTCAATCGGTTGAGGTGCAAGTGGCGTATCTGAGCCAGTTCCGGGCCGATAATATCGTTCGTGATGCTGAAGCCATTCGTAAGCAACTTGGGATTGCACAGTGGTCGCTGTTGGGACAGAGTTTTGGTGGCTTCTGTATTCTGCACTACTTGTCTTACTACCCACAAAGCTTGAGACGTGCTTATGTGACCGGCGGGATCCCGCCACTGACACGACATGCTGATGAGGTTTACCAGGCAACCTATCAGCGTGTGCTCGATAAGAATGCGGCGTTCTTTGCCCAGTTCCCGCAAGCGCAGAGCCTGTGTCGTCAAATTGCAGATCATTTGCTGCAGCATGATGTCCGGCTGCCAAATGGGCAGCGCTTTACTGTCGAGCAGTTCCAGTTGATCGGGATTAACTTAGGCCGCAGTGGTGGCGGGCTCGGTCTGTACCATATGCTTGAGGAAGCCTTTGTCGAGGTCGACGGGAAACCAGCCCTGAGCTATAGCTTCCTTAATGCCATGCTAGCGGAGCAGTCTTACCAGACCAACCCGATTTATGCGATTTTGCATGAAGCCATTTATTGTCAGCAGAATGCCTCTGACTGGTCGGCGCACAGAGTCCGGGCCGAGTACCCGCAGTGCTCCTATACCCCAGGTCAGTCATTCAACTTTACTGGTGAAATGGTTTATCCGTGGATGTTTGACCAACTCGACACACTGAAGCCACTGAAAGCGGCTGCGGATATTCTGGCAGCGAAATCTGATTGGCCGCAACTCTATGATCCGGCTCAGTTGGAGAAGAATATCGTGCCTGTGGCTGCTGCGGTGTATGTCGAGGATATGTATGTAGAGTTTGACTATAGTCGTGAGACCCTGAGCCAGCTGGCTAATGCCAGGGCCTGGATGACGAATGAGTATGAGCACAACGGCTTGCGCGCGGATGGTGAGCGGATCCTGGATCGCCTGATTCAGCTGGCTGATGAGCAGGAAGCCGTGATGATGCAATCGTCAGCCCTGTAG
- a CDS encoding GTP cyclohydrolase II: MVNVRARVPFKVGLQSNIAAELLSFNGLESGKEHVALIFQKADKKSVPPLVRMHSECLTGDVFHSSRCDCGEQLDETIQKMGAEGGVLLYLRQEGRGIGLYNKIDAYELQSQGMNTYEANNHLGFGDDLRDFSEAAFMLKALGISTIRLITNNPKKIKELEDHGIEIAEVVGTKAHVKEGNEQYLRTKASHGKHRFNFD; the protein is encoded by the coding sequence ATGGTGAATGTCAGGGCACGTGTGCCTTTTAAAGTCGGCTTGCAGAGTAACATCGCTGCCGAACTGCTTTCTTTCAACGGGCTTGAATCAGGCAAAGAGCATGTTGCCCTGATTTTTCAGAAAGCCGATAAAAAATCTGTCCCGCCTTTGGTTCGCATGCACTCGGAATGCCTGACAGGGGATGTGTTTCACTCTTCACGCTGTGATTGCGGTGAGCAGTTGGATGAAACGATTCAAAAAATGGGGGCAGAAGGCGGCGTGCTGTTATATCTGCGCCAGGAAGGTCGTGGGATTGGCCTGTATAACAAGATTGATGCGTATGAGCTTCAGAGCCAGGGCATGAATACCTATGAAGCCAATAATCACCTGGGGTTTGGCGATGATCTGCGCGATTTCAGTGAAGCGGCGTTTATGCTCAAGGCGTTGGGCATCTCGACCATTCGTTTGATCACAAACAACCCGAAAAAGATCAAAGAGTTGGAAGATCACGGAATTGAGATCGCCGAAGTTGTAGGCACCAAGGCGCACGTCAAAGAGGGTAATGAGCAGTACCTGCGGACCAAAGCCAGCCACGGTAAGCACCGCTTTAATTTCGATTAA